In Leishmania braziliensis MHOM/BR/75/M2904 contig, possible fusion of chromosomes 20 and 34, the following proteins share a genomic window:
- a CDS encoding TATE DNA Transposon, which translates to MCDRLCTIMFPDWKLWPQVGKYVLASVSMDSYFTVVPLSLLQMYIVITLSGVHAASDGKTTTYSETFLQKLLESLRQKRTFSLSSDSPTSEMSDKRLTEKELDEYLELFVAEEATKMTAELTRKLYREGGMTDADFHFACKGMTKSLLRSVGAADPTTKNIKKEVMDAQKLFADKEIQQVLDVEERWEEIWDNIEASKNPLEGYKVKMEAAIVAKQMTPVIAITTATLLGLTGPRAQKATADQRIAAWLAMFVDEPMTSRLLAYNTQIAQTSAGGMRQWRKVLTRVEVPLVPETDRLEHLNRITFEKAHSESQAGPRTVEGSGVHRKHPCDTYRAPNRDGSDILEGGAPYAPILGADGTQIGALDMAGFEALSGLTEENLLKMKDLLSQCLKEQKFGQRIPRNSQSQHDYQNSNDYTYGPAKHNGRSTGQRNGYRGNAGDNRRKFFRGGEAQDGSKNTPDGATADVSQEATAHKRQTTFGIARSFAKEMWGGDMREGKTSNIELDVIYKAYLPKKRIVPSDTMVHLDWKRAQQLKAKVHRHGVVFFPIFIMKHWIAGLLEKGTRDSAEIQLSIFDSAPSPIVEEKLRKHFKMVWPALRLVNEFSPRQERYSDDCGLYMSAVFFGVHLDIQIDHSHDMAKCMRRLLYAASKHHPPREYFLEKMRKILTNHPVSRKDFFYNEIEHKPWLKKTTVDREDTFHLGGGERRATKSTNPKRDSRRANQPKARAPKPPPRQKKKEETVRTKMDRAERTKRTPQTPVPASKAPSRKRPERSAMDAPLPRRKAARKSDRRTPASSSGRSATGRNGNKTRSLNSSEFPSEDEDLPVIDLPWRKKNSVTRTPEHAPNDATVSSEGIIPTNVSPHVQHGKCISEWTEITLAEANKHARKVYEAVLDHLWAATALARVGDGVAHGLTDTAVGQQRVRHKLTPLQPYSVQEMLKLLRKKIHMVDASPTDPNGVILREENRSEEVTLDSSIDELYLVRGPSLPTLYDVIKGYRFLLGACLREAPEDMNGVRYPSHYVLTKDASEATVGVYVPATWTHYQSSKRQRAPRHASRYIPLPRSAASEAHQDPSDGQRPRLVKRKRWPGDGAGRDPLQEDEEDGVTYRTPGNQKGDGYADVDANISAEAMRALESLRSNPLNMQGRPLSKNEEAEVCPRNWFLFAAKPPHISQLAWNLVRPDTRAHHLRWLTRIKSMNSEQMLMRFPAACIDLILSTARARKWKWATTAKAFAAVAGALRDLPLYSTQTRGIRLQDDPEWRSAFGTVQRYMKESVPDAPPFVSRPQVERISKRLRLGHPRAALFLAMMWGFAARACDISTLRAKDVTLFPGASTDTYVKVTLTIRKGKGAKTRGPYPVPSMLTRDLAATLQEMLVQKKPSEELFAPHVEELRALIAQEVRREMRGAQLPSIRKGALRCMAEAGVPLKDLMMISGHAKQATLLRYLGYGQQPTVEAETARDNAGRALFQTL; encoded by the exons atgtgtgaccgtctgtgtaccataatgtttcccgattggaaattatggccacaggtcggcaaatatgTACTTGCCTCTGTTTCTATGGATTCTTACTTTACTGTTGTCCctctatctcttctccaaatgtatatagtaatcacactaagtggagttcatgcggccagcgacggaaaaacgACTACATATTCAGAAACGTTTCTCCAGAAACTACTCGAATCTCTGCGACAAAAGCGCacgttttccctttcctccgaCTCACCTACATCGGAAATGTCCGACAAACGACTAACCGAGAAAGAACTGGATGAGTACCTCGAATTATTCGTCGCAGAGGAGGCTACAAAGATGACGGCAGAACTCACAAGAAAATTATACCGCGAAGGCGGTATGACAGATGCCGATTTTCATTTCGCCTGTAAGGGTATGACAAAATCACTACTGAGGAgtgttggcgcagcagatcCCACAACAAAAAATATCAAGAAGGAAGTGATGGACGCCCAGAAGTTGTTCGCAGACAAAGAAATCCAACAAGTGCTGGACGTGGAAGAAAGGTGGGAAGAAATATGGGATAACATAGAAGCCTCAAAAAACCCACTGGAGGGATACAAAGTCAAAATGGAGGCAGCAATCGTAGCGAAACAAATGACACCCGTTATTGCCATCACTACCGCGACTCTGCTGGGCTTGACGGGACCACGGGCACAAAAAGCCACCGCCGACCAACGTATTGCAGCATGGTTGGCCATGTTTGTGGACGAGCCCATGACGTCACGTTTACTCGCATACAACACGCAAATCGCACAAACCAGTGCAGGAGGAATGCGGCAATGGAGAAAAGTTTTGACACGGGTCGAAGTGCCTTTGGTTCCCGAAACGGACAGGTTAGAGCACCTCAACCGCATCACTTTCGAAAAGGCACACAGCGAAAGTCAAGCAGGACCAAGAACAGTTGAGGGCAGCGGAGTGCACCGAAAACATCCGTGTGATACCTACCGGGCTCCGAACAGAGACGGGTCAGATATCCTagaaggaggcgcgccaTACGCGCCAATTCTCGGAGCCGACGGGACACAGATCGGAGCACTGGACATGGCAGGATTCGAAGCACTCTCGGGACTCACTGAAGAAAACCTACTAAAAATGAAAGACTTGCTTTCACAATGCCTGAAAGAACAAAAATTCGGACAGCGGATTCCGAGGAATAGCCAGAGCCAGCACGATTACCAAAATTCAAACGACTATACCTATGGTCCGGCAAAACACAACGGAAGAAGCACAGGCCAACGAAACGGTTACCGAGGAAACGCCGGAGACAACCGACGTAAGTTTTtccgcggaggcgaggcacaGGACGGGTCAAAAAAC ACGCCCGACGGAGCCACAGCCGACGTTTCGCAGGAGGCCACCGCACACAAGAGGCAAACCACATTCGGTATCGCAAGGTCATTTGCAAAAGAAATGTGGGGCGGTGACATGCGCGAGGGGAAAACATCGAACATCGAACTCGATGTGATCTACAAAGCGTACCTCCCTAAGAAACGGATCGTTCCGTCGGACACGATGGTGCACCTTGATTGGAAACGCGCGCAACAACTCAAGGCAAaggtgcaccgtcacggcgtAGTGTTTTTCCCAATCTTCATTATGAAGCACTGGATCGCAGGGCTtttggagaaagggacgcgGGACTCAGCAGAAATACAGCTGAGCATCTTCgactccgcaccttctcccatagTGGAAGAAAAACTGCGTAAGCACTTCAAAATGGTCTGGCCAGCTTTGCGTTTGGTGAATGAATTTTCACCACGTCAGGAACGCTAtagcgacgactgcggttTGTATATGTCTGCCGTATTTTTCGGCGTTCATCTGGACATACAAATCGACCATAGCCACGACATGGCaaagtgcatgcggcgcctgctgtacgcggcgtcgaaacaccacccgccacgcgAATATTTCCTCgaaaaaatgaggaaaattCTGACGAACCACCCGGTGTCACGGAAAGATTTCTTCTACAACGAAATCGAGCACAAACCGTGGTTGAAGAAAACCACGGTGGACCGTGAGGACACTTTCCActtgggtggtggcgaaagGCGCGCAACGAAATCCACGAACCCGAAACGGGATTCCAGGCGCGCAAACCAGCCGAAAGCACGTGCTCCaaagccacctcctcggcaaaagaaaaaggaggaaacggtgCGCACAAAGATGGACCGGGCTgagcgcacaaagcgcacgccacagacgcctgtACCCGCGTCAAAAGCACCTTCCCGTAAACGTCCCGAGAGATCCGCAATGGATGCTCCACTCCCACGGCGAAAAGCCGCGAGGAAAAGTGACAGGAGAACACCCGCGAGTTCCTCAGGTAGATCCGCAACAGGTAGGAATGGAAACAAAACACGCTCTCTAAACTCGAGCGAATTTCCATCCGAGGATGAGGATCTGCCGGTGATCGACCTCccgtggaggaagaaaaactccGTCACACGTACGCCTGAGCATGCGCCAAACGACGCCACGGTGAGCTCAGAAGGCATTATCCCGACGAACGTGTCACCACACGTTCAGCATGGGAAATGCATTTCTGAGTGGACAGAAATCAccctcgcggaggcgaacaAACATGCCAGAAAGGTGTACGAAGCAGTCCTGGATCACCTgtgggctgcgacggctctggcgcgagtcggcgatggtgtggcacacggtctgaccgacacagcggtgggacagcaacgcgtgaggcacaagctgacaccactgcagccttaCAGCGTCcaagagatgctgaagcttctCCGAAAGAAGATCCACATGGTCGATGCCTCGCCGACCGACCCGAATGGGGTGATTCTTCGAGAAGAAAAccgaagcgaggaggtgaccctCGACTCCTCAATCGACGAACTGTACCTTGTCCGTGGACCGTCGTTACCGACATTATACGACGTGATTAAAGGATACAGGTTTCTGCTTGGCGCATGTCTCCGTGAGGCGCCGGAAGATATGAATGGTGTGCGCTATCCGAGTCATTACGTTCTCACAAAGGACGCCTCGGAGGCAACGGTGGGAGTCTACGTTccagcgacgtggacgcaCTACCAATCGTCGAAGAGACAGCGTGCCCCACGTCACGCGTCACGATacattcctcttccgcgaagtgcggcatcagaggcacaccaggaTCCGTCCGATGGCCAACGGCCGCGCctggtgaagagaaaaagatggccaggcgacggcgccggaagGGACCCACtccaagaggacgaggaggacggcgtgACGTACAGGACTCCAGGAAACCAGAAGGGTGATGGATatgcggacgtcgacgcgaacatctcggcagaggcaatgcgcgctctcgaaagcctccgctccaatcctttaaacatgcagggcaggcctctttcaaaaaacgaagaggcagaggtctgcccgagaaactggttcctcttcgccgcgaaacCGCCACACATCTCACAGCTCGCATGGAACTTGGTGAGGCccgacactcgcgcacaccacttgcgatggttgacgcgaatcaagtcgatgaactcggaacagatgctcatgcgctttccggcggcatgcatcgacttgattctgTCGACCGCAAGGGCCCGCAAATGGAAGTGGGCAACCACCGcgaaggcctttgccgcggtagcgggtgcgctgcgcgacctgccgctctactcgacgcagacgcggggtattcgccttcaggacgatcccgagtggcgaagcgcttttggcacggtgcagcgttacatgaaggagtcggtgccggatgcgcctcccttcGTTTCGCGTCCACAGGTCGAGAGGATCTCCAAACGGCTCCGCTTAGGCCAtccacgcgccgcgctgttcctcgccatgATGTGGGGATTCGCAGCACGAGCGTGCGACATTTCCACGCTCCGAGCGAAGGACGTGACGCTTTTCCCGGGAGCATCGACAGATACATACGTGaaggtcacgctgacgatccgcaagggaaagggtgccaaaACACGCGGCCCTTACCCGGTCCCATCGATGCTAACGAGGGacctcgcagcgacgctgcaggagatgctggtccAGAAGAAACCATCCGAGGAGCTCTTTgcaccacacgtggaggagctgcgggcgctgatcgcccaggaggtgcgaagagagatgcgaggtgcacagctgccctcgatccGGAAAGGTGCGCTCCGTTgtatggcggaagcgggtgtcccGTTGAAGGACCTGATGATGATTTccgggcacgcgaagcaggccacgctgctgcgctatcttgggtatggccagcagcctacggtggaggccgagaccgcaagggacaacgccggaagagcgctattccagaccctctag
- a CDS encoding TATE DNA Transposon has translation MQDTITHLMREQKTAPRVSNHTQGPRNSQNSGRGVGFQGNYRGNGGGNRHGNYRGGEAQEDFPSESKNLKPDGTTADVSRKEPTHHRTITCGVARSFAKEVWGGDMRAGKTSNMELDAIYNAYLPKKRIVPSDTMVHLDWKRAQQLAAKVHRHGVVYFPIFIMKHWIAGLLEKGTRDSAEIQLSIFDSAPSPIVEDKLRKHFHMVWPALRLVKRFSPRQERYSDDCGLYMSAVFFGDHLDIQIDHSQDMAKCMRRLLYAASKHHPPREYFLEKMRKILTNHPVSRKDRFYDEIEHKPWLKKTTVNREDTFHLGGGERRTTKFTNPKRDSKRANKTSTRAPHPPLHQKKEEVTVRTSRDRIERKKGAPPTRVAASKTPSRKRPERSAMDAPLPRRKAAKNSVRKTPPRTSARRNGNNTRSVRSSGFPSPRAEVSQRCVSVTHAPPTENVEGKNTTNASPHVPQGKCISEWTELTFSEANKYAKKVYEAVLDHLWAATALARVGDGVARGLSDTAVGQQRVRHKMTPLRPYSVQEMLKLLGKTIHIAEASPSDLGEVIVREEHQLEEVTLDPSTDELYLVRGASVPTLSEEVKGYKFLLGASLREAPEDMNGARYPSYYVLTKDASEATVGVYVPTALTHYNPSKRQRAPRHALRYVPLPRSAASEAHQDHTNGPRPRLVRRKGWPDDGAGNQLGDDEEDGGPYSVPGNRKGDGYADVDANISAEATRALEDLRSNPLNMQGRPLSQEEEAEVCPRNWFLFAAKPPHISQLAWSLVRPDTRAHHLRWLTRIKSMNSEQMLMRFPAACIDLILSTARARKWKWATTAKAFAAVAGALRDLPLYSTQARGIRLQDDPEWRSAFGTVQRYMKESVPDAPPFVSRRQVEAIIGRLRLGHPRAALFLAMMWGFAARACDISTLRAKDVTLFPGPPTSTRVKVTLTIRKGKGAKTRGPYPVPSMLTRDLAATLQEMLVQKKPSEELFAPHVEELRALIAQEVRTEMRGAQLPSIRKGALRCMAEAGVPLKDLMMISGHAKQATLLRYLGYGQQPTVEAETARDNAGRALFQTLEAAASVFRFRSQESSCANLGIAPQEVAAMVDQMSGFIQVLTERPALVKQWPLHLKRNTPLDMDTVLAMPTKRASTKRFLQRIQCFLDPSFYDGLRTSRTIKKCALTAAEIQQAVEMGKFEPCPISDIGAQVQLPEGMHGVNVFTVPELKGRRRLITEPLLNRVIPKHHVPRVHYDTRLGRRQRLRYARYMLQIDFEAYYDAIPIAATLRNKFVFRARHDGRYYRLRTLPTGARWSVAVGQAVTWTIVDIDTPVTITTLIDNILVAAREGQEREFVLAVRTVVARIKAANLMTSPNRDELEAMSDEEILQLASANTVFLGEEYTWNGRERLIRNSVKTVAKLKLALQKTSHTIRSLASLISLIFFALHTTQMNPARAFKLLRAYRGIYRLTFRGYDWDDAVPYIDSSVARSLQEIGGALVQNPWWKISDERHPTTDEATYDAVAFTDASLEGWGAVLHLRDAGATEMWTYRQRWTEDLERQLGGDDGEAERVLEKLRQYQLRRRVRSGGRFEDPDLQADRFQARYSAHAEPRAAQLMLRHLVEHHRVPNGARIALATDHRAIVIAQKHLNGFGGIGRGYALNKLFEYTYDLWYNRGIDVVFFYVEGARNPADAYSRHFGVDATGSLEVHRVEPFGVPFLRHTWCPLCEERRREEGGEI, from the exons ATGCAGGACACCATTACGCATCTTATGAGGGAACAAAAAACGGCACCGCGAGTTTCAAATCATACCCAGGGACCCCGCAATTCTCAGAACAGCGGGAGAGGGGTAGGATTCCAGGGCAATTACCGAGGAAATGGCGGAGGTAATCGGCACGGTAACTaccgcggaggcgaagcgcaggAGGACTTTCCGTCCGAGTCAAAAAATCTAAAGCCCGACGGGACCACCGCCGACGTTTCGAGGAAGGAACCCACACACCACCGAACAATTACATGCGGTGTTGCAAGATCATTTGCAAAAGAAGTGTGGGGAGGTGACATGCGCGCAGGTAAGACATCGAATATGGAACTCGATGCCATTTACAACGCATACCTTCCAAAGAAACGGATCGTTCCGTCGGACACGATGGTGCACCTTGATTGGAAACGCGCGCAACAGCTCGCGGCAAaggtgcaccgtcacggcgtCGTTTATTTCCCCATCTTCATTATGAAGCACTGGATCGCAGGGCTtttggagaaagggacgcgGGACTCAGCAGAAATACAGCTGAGCATCTTCgactccgcaccttctcccatagTAGAAGATAAACTGCGCAAGCACTTTCATATGGTCTGGCCGGCTTTGCGTTTGGTGAAGAGATTTTCACCACGTCAGGAACGCTAtagcgacgactgcggttTGTACATGTCTGCCGTATTTTTCGGCGATCATCTGGACATACAAATCGACCATAGCCAAGATATGGCaaagtgcatgcggcgcctgcttTACGCGGCGTCAAAACACCACCCGCCACGTGAATATTTCCTCgaaaaaatgaggaaaattCTGACGAACCACCCGGTGTCAAGAAAGGATCGCTTTTACGACGAAATCGAGCACAAGCCGTGGTTGAAGAAAACCACGGTGAACCGTGAGGACACCTTTCACTTgggtggaggcgagaggcgcacgaCGAAATTCACGAACCCGAAACGTGATTCGAAACGTGCAAACAAAACATCAACACGCGCCCCACATCCACCTCTTCaccaaaagaaagaggaggtgacggTACGGACAAGTAGGGACCGAATTGAGCGCAAGAAAGGCGCACCGCCGACGCGTGTGGCAGCGTCAAAAACGCCCTCTCGGAAACGTCCGGAGAGATCCGCAATGGATGCTCCACTCCCACGGCGAAAAGCCGCGAAGAATAGTGTCAGAAAAACACCACCGCGAACCTCAGCTCGCAGGAACGGAAACAATACACGCTCTGTACGGTCGAGCGGGTTTCCATCACCGAGAGCGGAGGTGTCACAACGATGCGTGTCCGTCACCCACGCGCCTCCAACTGAGAACGTGGAGGGAAAGAATACGACAAACGCGTCACCACACGTCCCGCAAGGAAAATGCATTTCCGAGTGGACAGAGCTCACCTTTTCTGAAGCAAATAAATACGCTAAAAAGGTGTACGAAGCAGTCCTGGATCACCTgtgggctgcgacggctctggcgcgagtGGGCGACGGTGTGGCACGCGGCTTGAGTGACACAGCCGTCGGACAACAGCGCGTGAGGCACAAGATGACACCATTGAGACCATACAGTGTccaggagatgctgaagcttctCGGGAAAACGATCCACATTGCCGAGGCCTCACCGAGCGATCTGGGGGAGGTGATTGTCCGTGAGGAACACCAACTCGAGGAGGTGACCTTGGACCCCTCAACCGACGAATTGTATCTCGTCCGTGGAGCTTCAGTACCGACACTTTCGGAGGAAGTAAAAGGGTACAAATTTCTGCTTGGCGCAAGCCTCCGGGAGGCACCGGAAGACATGAATGGCGCGCGCTATCCGAGTTATTATGTCCTTACAAAGGATGCCTCGGAGGCGAccgtgggtgtgtatgttcCCACAGCCTTGACGCACTACAATCCATCCAAGCGACAGCGTGCACCGCGACACGCGTTGAGATATGTACCTCTCCCgcgaagtgcggcatcagaggcacaccaggaCCATACAAACGGACCGCGACCGCGCCTGGTGAGGAGAAAAGGATGGCcagacgacggcgccgggaATCAACTCGGCGATGATGAGGAGGACGGTGGGCCGTACAGCGTTCCAGGAAACCGGAAAGGCGATGGGTAcgcggacgtcgacgcgaacATCTCGGCCGAGGCCACGCGTGCACTCGAGGATCTACGCTCCAATCCTTTAaacatgcagggcaggcctctttcccaagaagaagaggcggaggtctgcccgagaaactggttcctcttcgccgcgaaacCGCCACACATCTCGCAGCTGGCATGGAGTCTTGTGCGGCccgacactcgcgcacaccacttgcgatggttgacgcgaatcaagtcgatgaactcggaacagatgctcatgcgctttccggcggcatgcatcgacttgattctgTCGACCGCAAGGGCCCGCAAATGGAAGTGGGCAACCACCGcgaaggcctttgccgcggtggcgggtgcgctgcgcgacctgccgctctactcgacgcaggcgcggggtattcgccttcaggacgatcccgagtggcgaagcgcttttggcacggtgcagcgttacatgaaggagtcggtgccggatgcgcctccctttGTTTCGCGACGCCAAGTCGAAGCGATCATCGGAAGACTCCGACTCGGTCACCCTcgtgccgcgctgttcctcgccatgatgtggggattcgcagcgcgagcgtgcgACATTTCCACGCTGCGAGCGAAGGACGTGACGCTGTTCCCGGGACCGCCGACAAGCACACGCGTGAaagtcacgctgacgatccgcaagggaaagggtgccaaaACACGCGGCCCTTACCCGGTCCCATCGATGCTGACGAGGGACCTCGCAgcgacactgcaggagatgctggtccAGAAGAAACCATCCGAGGAGCTCTTTgcaccacacgtggaggagctgcgggcactgatcgcccaggaggtgcgaacagagatgcgaggtgcacagctgccctcgatccGGAAAGGCGCGCTACGTTGcatggcggaagcgggtgtcccGCTGAAGGACCTGATGATGATCTccgggcacgcgaagcaggccacgctgctgcgctatcttgggtatggccagcagcctacggtggaggccgagaccgcaagggacaacgccggaagagcgctattccagaccctc gaggctgcggcttccgtgttccgtttccgatcgcaagagtcatcgtgcgcgaatctcggaatcgcaccacaggaggtggcggccatggtggaccagatgtccggtttcatccaagtgctgacggagcgaccggcactcgtgaagcagtggccgctgcacctgaaacggaacacaccactggacatggataccgtgctcgcgatgccgacaaaacgcgcctcaacgaagcgTTTTCTTCAGCGaatccagtgctttctggatccctccttctacgatGGGTTGCGGACCTCACGGACCATCAAAAAGTGTGCGCTCACGGCGGCGGAAATCCAACAGGcggtcgagatgggcaagtttGAACCGTGCCcgatcagcgacatcggcgcccaggtgcaattgccagagggcatgcacggcgtgaacgtcttcacggtgccggagctgaaaggacgacgacgcctcatcacggagcccctgctgaaccgcgtgatccccaaacatcacgtcccgcgcgtccactacgacacgcgcctcggaagacgacagcggctgcgatacgccCGGTACATGCTGCAGATCGACTTCGAAGCTTATTACGACGCTATCCCGATCGCGGCGACACTCCGTAACAAGTTCGTTTTTCGAgccaggcatgacgggcgatactaccgccttcgtactctcccgaccggcgcgcgatggagcgttgccgtcggccaggcggtgacgtggacgattgtggacatcgacacgcccgtcaccatcaccacgctcatcgacaacattctcgtggccgcacgcgaaggtcaggagcgtgagtttgtgctcgcggtgcgcacggtcgtcgcacgcatcaaggcggcgaacctgatgacgtcacccaaccgggacgagctggaggcgatgtcggacgaggaaatcctgcagctggcgagtgccaacacCGTTTTTCTCGGCGAGGAATACACATGGAATGGCCGTGAGCGTCTGAtccgcaactcggtgaagacggtggcgaagctgaagcttgcgctccaaaagaccagccacaccatacgcagtctggcctcgctcatctcgctgatcttcttcgcgctccataccacgcaaatgaaccccgcacgggcattcaagctgctgagagcctaccgaggcatataccggctgacgttccgcgggtacgactgggacgacgcggtgccgtacatcgactcctccgtggcgcggtcgctgcaggagatcggcggcgcactggtacagaatccgtggtggaaaatctcggacgagagacacccaacgacggacgaggcgacctatgacgcggtggccttcaccgacgcgtcgctggagggctggggtgctgtgcttcacctccgcgacgcgggcgccacagaaatgtggacctatcggcagcgctggaccgaggacctggaacggcaactcggcggcgacgacggcgaggcggaacgcgtcctcgaaaaactgcgccagtaccagctgcgtcgccgcgtccgcTCGGGTGGCCGGTTCGAGGACCCAGACCTGCAGGCAgaccgcttccaggcgcggtactcggcacacgcggaaccacgcgcggcacaactaatgctgcgacacctggtggagcaccacagggtgcccaacggagcgcgaatcgcgcttgccacggaccaccgtgcgattgtcattgcgcagaaacacctgaacggtttcggcggcattggcagaggctaCGCCCTGAACAAACTTTTCGAATACACCTACGACCTCTGGTACAACAGAGGGATCGACGTAGTCTTTTTCTAcgtcgagggtgcgcggaatccggcggacgcctactcgcgacacttcggggtggacgcgacaggatcgctggaggttcaccgagttgaaccgtttggcgtgccgttcctccggcacaCGTGGTGTCCGCTatgcgaagagcggcgccgcgaggagggcggcgagatatga